One genomic segment of uncultured Desulfobacter sp. includes these proteins:
- the rsmD gene encoding 16S rRNA (guanine(966)-N(2))-methyltransferase RsmD — MRIISGACRGRKLVQIQGKDIRPTSDRVREAVFNILGPSIRRKRVLDLFAGTGALGLESLSRGAQSAVFVDAARSSCNVIKQNIELCRMTEHARIICHDLVKAPLPLFHNSFNLIFMDPPYNKGYPEKVIGKPGFLDILAPGAIIIVEQSAKESFNYPVNSLDKYLEKKYSRTTLTFLRKSATDDKDAYDYPKTDNCHLPRVL; from the coding sequence ATGCGTATTATCAGTGGAGCCTGCCGGGGCAGAAAATTGGTTCAGATCCAGGGAAAGGATATCCGTCCCACCTCGGACCGCGTCAGAGAAGCTGTGTTTAATATCCTTGGTCCCAGTATCCGACGGAAACGGGTGCTTGACCTGTTTGCCGGTACCGGTGCCTTAGGACTTGAATCTTTGAGCCGTGGCGCGCAATCTGCCGTGTTCGTGGATGCGGCCCGGTCTTCCTGCAATGTGATCAAACAGAATATTGAATTGTGCCGGATGACGGAACATGCCCGGATTATCTGTCATGACCTGGTCAAAGCGCCTTTGCCGTTATTCCATAATTCCTTTAACCTTATTTTTATGGATCCCCCTTACAATAAAGGGTATCCCGAAAAGGTAATTGGAAAACCAGGGTTTTTGGATATCCTGGCCCCCGGGGCAATTATTATTGTGGAACAGTCTGCCAAAGAAAGCTTTAACTATCCTGTAAACAGCCTTGACAAATACCTGGAAAAAAAATACTCAAGGACAACTCTTACATTTTTGCGGAAATCCGCCACAGATGACAAGGATGCCTATGATTACCCGAAAACGGACAATTGCCATTTACCCCGGGTCCTTTGA
- the coaD gene encoding pantetheine-phosphate adenylyltransferase — protein sequence MITRKRTIAIYPGSFDPLTNGHLDVIRRAQEIFDHVVVGVLYNASKRTPLFSPEERISIIKECFEDPLVELDPARIEVETFDGLLVEYARIKNAVAIIRGMRALSDFESEFQMALMNRKLNREVQSVFLMTGSRWIFTSSSIIKEVARYGGDISDMVPKPVERRVKEKFFQTTT from the coding sequence ATGATTACCCGAAAACGGACAATTGCCATTTACCCCGGGTCCTTTGATCCCCTGACAAACGGACATCTTGACGTCATCAGACGCGCCCAGGAAATTTTTGACCATGTGGTCGTGGGAGTGCTGTACAATGCGTCTAAAAGAACACCGTTGTTTTCCCCCGAGGAGCGTATCTCCATAATCAAAGAATGTTTTGAAGACCCATTGGTAGAGTTGGATCCCGCAAGGATTGAGGTGGAGACCTTTGATGGACTTCTTGTTGAATATGCCCGAATAAAAAACGCCGTGGCCATAATCCGGGGTATGCGGGCATTGTCTGATTTTGAAAGTGAATTTCAGATGGCGCTGATGAACAGAAAACTCAACAGGGAGGTCCAGTCTGTCTTTCTGATGACAGGATCTCGTTGGATTTTTACCTCATCATCTATTATTAAGGAGGTCGCCCGGTATGGCGGGGACATCTCCGATATGGTTCCCAAACCCGTGGAACGCAGGGTGAAGGAGAAATTTTTCCAGACAACGACTTGA
- a CDS encoding selenium metabolism-associated LysR family transcriptional regulator: MDLWQLHIFVSVVEQKSFSRASEKIHLSQPTVSTHIKELEAHFQCRLLDRLGKVTEPTRAGAILYDYAKRMLALKQETQSAMLDFLGHTKGKLLIGGSSIPAGYILPRMMGAFKTVFPDVSILLTVGDTGQITRAVKNGELELGVVGAKTSDPDIVQEKLIEDEMKLIVPSGHEWADRSSVTCKAFLSQPFIAREQGSGTWKTVIAGMEKAGVDASRLEPAVTMGNSVSVIQGILNNVGISILSTIAVAEELARGRLHALSVEDLDLSRHFYLTLSRKRTRSPICEKFIHFLKDQVLV; encoded by the coding sequence GTGGACTTGTGGCAGCTTCATATTTTTGTTTCCGTGGTTGAGCAGAAAAGTTTTTCCAGAGCGTCAGAAAAGATTCATTTGTCTCAGCCCACCGTGTCCACCCATATAAAAGAACTGGAGGCGCATTTCCAATGTCGCCTGCTGGACAGGCTGGGCAAGGTGACTGAGCCTACCCGGGCCGGTGCCATCCTCTATGACTATGCCAAACGGATGCTGGCGCTGAAACAGGAAACCCAGTCCGCCATGCTGGATTTTTTAGGGCATACCAAAGGAAAGCTGCTCATCGGCGGATCATCCATCCCGGCCGGGTATATTCTTCCCAGGATGATGGGGGCATTTAAAACCGTTTTTCCGGATGTATCCATCCTTTTGACGGTTGGGGATACAGGCCAGATCACCCGGGCTGTTAAAAACGGTGAACTGGAATTGGGTGTGGTGGGTGCAAAAACCAGTGATCCCGATATTGTCCAGGAGAAACTGATTGAAGATGAAATGAAACTTATCGTGCCCTCCGGTCATGAATGGGCGGACAGGTCAAGTGTGACCTGCAAGGCGTTCTTGTCCCAGCCATTTATTGCCAGGGAACAGGGGTCCGGTACCTGGAAAACCGTTATCGCGGGCATGGAAAAGGCGGGGGTTGACGCATCCCGGCTTGAGCCTGCCGTGACCATGGGCAATTCCGTTTCAGTCATTCAGGGCATTCTCAATAATGTGGGTATTTCCATTCTTTCCACCATCGCAGTGGCTGAGGAACTGGCCAGGGGGCGTCTCCATGCCCTCAGTGTTGAAGACCTTGACCTGTCAAGGCATTTTTACCTGACCCTGTCCCGGAAGAGAACCCGATCTCCGATATGTGAAAAATTTATTCATTTCTTAAAGGACCAGGTATTGGTCTGA
- a CDS encoding hydantoinase/oxoprolinase family protein, with amino-acid sequence MILGLDVGGTNTDVVFLSQKGVQKHVKVPTQPDNLFKSVLSGFALILEGVDPGCIKRVVISTTLTTNAIVQQTVTPVGMIVSAGPGIDPENFRTGDQYYAVGGSINHRGREIKPINEIEIQTVGEKFKKAGIEYVGVVSKFCVRNPSHEILIKRILNKQFKQIFLGHHVSGNLNFPRRIATTHMNAAVYPLHKEFFQAVEKSLEEMGLTVPIQILKADGGTMTLEASMDFPAQTVLSGPAASIMGAIPYAPEGQDAVVLDIGGTTTDIAFLVDKTPLLEPVGIQRGGYKSLIRSLRTDSKGIGGDSALRVNDKGKLTVGPDRMGPAMAFGGSIPTPTDALVVLGLMKEGEQGRARQGIKSIADQLGMAEKEAAEYIFKICCNIILKKTFEMIDTLNAKPVYTVHDFLEGYKFSPDTILLMGGPASFFAKKIQDMYQLETIAVPYASVANAIGAALARTTCEVTVNADTEQGVVTAHEEDFVEPVSKSFSKDDLLETAYSLLKDKAENAGADPDTLNEVEMVEFQEFNIVRNFSPKGKIFRTKIQLKPGLIHGYESMLNPQAL; translated from the coding sequence ATGATTTTAGGATTAGATGTCGGAGGCACGAACACAGATGTTGTTTTTCTCAGCCAAAAAGGTGTCCAAAAACATGTAAAGGTGCCCACCCAGCCGGACAATTTATTTAAAAGCGTTCTTTCAGGTTTTGCTTTGATTCTTGAGGGCGTTGATCCGGGATGCATTAAGCGGGTTGTTATCTCCACCACCCTGACCACCAACGCCATTGTTCAGCAGACCGTGACACCGGTGGGCATGATCGTTTCGGCCGGGCCGGGCATAGATCCAGAAAATTTCAGGACCGGGGATCAATATTATGCCGTCGGTGGCTCCATAAACCACCGTGGCCGTGAAATAAAGCCGATCAATGAGATTGAAATTCAGACGGTGGGTGAAAAGTTCAAAAAGGCGGGCATTGAATATGTAGGCGTTGTCAGTAAATTCTGTGTCAGAAATCCTTCCCATGAAATTTTGATCAAGCGGATATTAAACAAGCAGTTTAAACAGATTTTTTTGGGGCACCATGTTTCCGGTAATTTGAATTTTCCCCGGCGTATCGCCACAACTCACATGAACGCGGCCGTATACCCCCTGCATAAAGAATTTTTCCAAGCCGTTGAAAAATCCCTTGAGGAAATGGGACTTACCGTACCTATTCAGATTCTCAAGGCTGATGGCGGCACCATGACGTTGGAAGCATCAATGGATTTTCCGGCCCAGACGGTTTTATCAGGGCCCGCAGCCAGTATCATGGGGGCTATTCCCTATGCCCCTGAAGGCCAGGATGCCGTTGTCCTTGATATCGGCGGTACCACCACGGATATTGCATTTCTGGTGGATAAAACCCCATTGCTTGAGCCCGTGGGCATCCAGCGCGGGGGATATAAAAGTCTGATTCGGTCCCTGCGAACGGATTCCAAAGGCATTGGCGGCGACTCGGCCTTAAGAGTCAATGACAAAGGCAAGCTCACTGTGGGACCGGATCGTATGGGGCCGGCCATGGCCTTTGGCGGATCTATACCCACGCCCACGGACGCCTTGGTGGTTTTAGGGCTCATGAAAGAGGGGGAGCAGGGTCGGGCCCGCCAGGGTATAAAGTCCATTGCAGATCAGTTGGGCATGGCGGAAAAAGAGGCTGCGGAATACATATTTAAAATTTGTTGCAACATCATTTTGAAAAAAACCTTTGAGATGATAGATACGTTGAATGCCAAGCCCGTTTATACGGTTCATGATTTCCTTGAAGGGTACAAGTTCAGTCCCGATACGATTCTTCTCATGGGTGGACCGGCCAGCTTTTTCGCCAAGAAAATCCAGGATATGTATCAGCTTGAGACCATTGCGGTGCCCTATGCTTCAGTGGCAAACGCCATTGGCGCAGCCCTTGCCAGAACCACCTGTGAGGTCACGGTGAATGCGGACACTGAGCAGGGCGTTGTCACCGCTCATGAAGAAGATTTTGTTGAGCCTGTTTCCAAATCCTTTTCTAAGGATGATTTGTTGGAAACTGCTTACAGTCTGCTTAAAGACAAGGCCGAAAATGCCGGTGCTGATCCTGATACTCTTAACGAGGTGGAAATGGTGGAATTCCAGGAATTTAACATTGTGCGCAATTTTTCCCCCAAGGGAAAGATTTTTCGGACTAAAATTCAGCTTAAACCCGGCTTGATACATGGGTATGAATCAATGCTTAACCCGCAGGCGTTATAA
- a CDS encoding histone deacetylase, translating to MLNAPHKTGLVFFPAFDWAIDPTHPEREERLLYTQDQVTEEGVFDVPEIIEYKPEIVTPKDIQRAHFCVPDEQTVTTESHLISAGGAKAIANAVMLKEVKNGFALVRPPGHHSMRVTHGGRGFCHINIEAIMVEYIRSQFGVKRIAVIDTDCHHGDGSDDIFWHDPDVLFISLHQDGRTMYPGTGFPRDLGGPNAKGSNLNIPLPPGTSTEGYLYVIENCVLPVLEAFKPDLVVNSAGQDNHYTDPLTNMNFSAQGYARLTDMLKPDIAVLEGGYAIEGALPYVNLGIILAMAGIDYSGVVEPDYNPERLKQSVSITDNIKRTCDQIMTYWNQRYEMREAAGEPGQIITRHREVFYDTDNIFDRQKEKIRVCRDCGGSFEVDSKATPGNHILGVHIPINACKSCREQGYEFYDQADNTKYQRIYLQDRTKDVYEVKQ from the coding sequence ATGTTAAACGCACCTCATAAAACCGGACTAGTCTTTTTTCCTGCATTTGACTGGGCCATTGACCCCACCCATCCTGAAAGGGAAGAGCGGCTTTTGTATACCCAGGACCAGGTCACTGAAGAAGGGGTTTTTGATGTACCCGAAATTATAGAGTACAAGCCTGAAATTGTAACGCCCAAGGATATACAAAGGGCCCATTTCTGTGTACCTGATGAACAGACCGTTACAACCGAATCCCATCTGATATCTGCAGGCGGCGCCAAAGCTATTGCCAATGCCGTTATGTTAAAAGAGGTAAAAAACGGCTTTGCCCTGGTCAGACCGCCTGGACATCATTCCATGCGGGTGACTCACGGGGGCCGGGGGTTCTGTCATATCAATATTGAAGCGATAATGGTGGAGTATATTCGTTCCCAGTTTGGCGTCAAACGCATTGCCGTTATTGATACGGACTGCCACCACGGGGACGGCTCCGATGATATTTTCTGGCATGATCCTGATGTGCTCTTTATCTCGCTGCACCAGGACGGCCGGACCATGTATCCGGGCACAGGCTTTCCCAGGGACCTGGGCGGTCCCAATGCCAAGGGGTCCAATTTGAATATCCCGCTTCCTCCGGGTACGTCCACTGAAGGGTATCTTTATGTTATTGAAAATTGTGTGCTGCCGGTACTTGAGGCATTCAAACCTGATCTCGTGGTAAATTCCGCCGGCCAGGACAACCACTACACAGACCCTTTGACCAATATGAATTTTTCGGCCCAGGGGTATGCCCGTTTGACTGATATGCTTAAACCGGACATTGCGGTGCTTGAAGGGGGATATGCAATTGAAGGAGCCCTGCCTTATGTTAACTTGGGCATTATCCTTGCCATGGCAGGTATCGATTATTCCGGTGTCGTGGAACCCGATTATAATCCGGAAAGACTCAAGCAGTCGGTGAGTATTACGGATAACATCAAAAGGACCTGTGATCAGATTATGACCTACTGGAACCAGCGGTATGAAATGAGAGAAGCCGCTGGTGAACCCGGGCAGATCATAACCCGTCATCGTGAAGTTTTTTATGACACGGACAATATTTTTGACCGCCAGAAAGAAAAAATCCGGGTATGCAGGGATTGCGGCGGCAGTTTTGAAGTGGATTCCAAGGCCACGCCGGGAAATCATATTCTGGGCGTTCATATTCCCATCAACGCCTGTAAATCCTGCCGAGAGCAGGGCTATGAATTTTATGATCAGGCTGATAACACCAAGTACCAGCGCATCTATCTCCAGGATCGGACAAAGGATGTCTACGAGGTCAAGCAATAG
- the epmA gene encoding EF-P lysine aminoacylase EpmA — translation MIYSPLLDNLKKRSLVMELTRDFFRSMGFIEVETPLRCPSIIPEAHIDPVTSQGAYLQASPELCMKRLLARGADKIFQICKCFRQGERGQRHLPELTLLEWYAVHQTYEALMVQCQGLLRHIAQGLGTPGHLLYQGASLDLANAFDRITVAGAFDRFSHVSLNQAIDTGRFDEIISFDIEPHLGTSRPCFLYDYPISMASLSAVHPEKPDIAQRFEMYVAGIELANGFTELTDHELQKKRFETENELRIRQGKAKLPLPEKFLSDLALMPPAAGIALGMDRLVMLFCDAPDIEQVVAFPPELL, via the coding sequence ATGATCTATTCCCCGTTACTGGATAATTTAAAAAAAAGATCCCTTGTCATGGAACTGACAAGGGATTTTTTCCGTTCCATGGGCTTTATCGAGGTGGAAACCCCGCTTCGGTGCCCATCAATCATTCCCGAGGCCCATATTGATCCGGTAACATCCCAGGGCGCATATTTGCAAGCCTCTCCGGAGTTGTGTATGAAACGGCTTTTGGCCCGGGGCGCAGACAAAATTTTTCAGATCTGCAAATGTTTTCGCCAAGGTGAGCGCGGTCAGCGTCATTTGCCTGAACTAACACTACTTGAGTGGTATGCCGTTCACCAGACCTATGAAGCCCTCATGGTGCAGTGCCAGGGTCTTTTGCGTCATATTGCGCAAGGCTTGGGCACACCGGGACATTTGCTCTATCAGGGCGCGTCCCTGGACCTTGCGAACGCCTTTGATCGGATCACGGTTGCCGGGGCTTTTGATCGTTTTTCCCATGTCTCTTTAAACCAGGCCATTGATACCGGGCGCTTTGATGAGATTATAAGTTTTGACATTGAACCCCATTTAGGCACATCACGTCCCTGTTTCCTCTATGATTATCCCATCTCCATGGCCAGCCTTTCGGCGGTTCATCCTGAAAAACCGGATATTGCCCAAAGGTTTGAGATGTATGTTGCAGGCATTGAACTGGCCAATGGATTCACGGAACTGACCGACCATGAACTTCAGAAAAAACGGTTTGAAACGGAAAATGAGCTGCGCATCAGGCAAGGTAAGGCAAAACTACCGCTGCCCGAAAAGTTTTTATCCGACCTTGCCTTGATGCCCCCTGCTGCCGGCATCGCCCTCGGCATGGACCGTCTGGTCATGCTGTTCTGCGATGCCCCGGATATTGAACAAGTTGTTGCTTTCCCGCCCGAGTTGCTTTAG